The Lysobacter enzymogenes genome window below encodes:
- a CDS encoding HD domain-containing protein yields the protein MSDSATPAFASAAKDRLGAAALDLLPLRLPDEQIAALHAAYAEPPRAYHNIGHVAEVLRHYADVAAGPGWERPREVALAVLYHDAIYQAGRRDNEARSAQLAREHIARWLADAGIDADHVAELIELTARHGAIARDDVAEQVRLFLDGDMAILGAEPTVFDAYDRGIASEYRGHVPGPLFRLNRRRFLKALLKRERIFLSDFFHQRYDAAARNNLRRAVTTKR from the coding sequence ATGTCCGATTCCGCCACGCCCGCCTTCGCCAGCGCCGCCAAGGACCGCCTCGGCGCCGCCGCGCTCGACCTGCTGCCGCTGCGGCTGCCCGACGAACAAATCGCCGCGCTGCACGCCGCCTACGCCGAGCCGCCGCGCGCTTACCACAACATCGGCCACGTCGCCGAAGTGCTGCGCCACTACGCCGACGTCGCCGCCGGCCCCGGCTGGGAGCGCCCGCGCGAGGTCGCGCTGGCGGTGCTGTACCACGACGCGATCTACCAGGCCGGCCGTCGCGACAACGAAGCGCGTTCGGCCCAGCTCGCGCGCGAGCACATCGCGCGCTGGCTGGCGGACGCCGGGATCGACGCCGACCATGTCGCCGAACTGATCGAACTGACCGCGCGCCACGGCGCCATCGCCCGCGACGACGTCGCCGAGCAGGTGCGGTTGTTCCTCGACGGCGACATGGCCATCCTCGGCGCCGAACCGACGGTGTTCGACGCCTACGACCGCGGCATCGCCTCGGAGTACCGCGGCCACGTGCCCGGTCCGCTGTTCCGGCTCAACCGGCGGCGCTTCCTCAAGGCGCTGCTCAAGCGCGAACGGATCTTCCTCAGCGATTTCTTCCATCAGCGCTACGACGCCGCGGCGCGCAACAACCTGCGGCGCGCGGTGACGACCAAGCGCTGA
- a CDS encoding HPF/RaiA family ribosome-associated protein, producing the protein MKIQLNTDHHVRGDESLGQHVEGVIDQNLKRFSSHITRVEVHLRDLNGEKAGGHDKHCTIEARVEGRPPVAATEDAATMRAAISGAARKLQRVLDSSLGRLSA; encoded by the coding sequence ATGAAGATCCAGCTCAACACCGACCACCATGTCCGCGGCGACGAATCGCTGGGCCAGCACGTGGAAGGCGTGATCGACCAGAACCTGAAGCGTTTCAGCAGCCACATCACCCGCGTCGAAGTGCACCTGCGCGACCTCAACGGCGAGAAGGCCGGCGGCCACGACAAGCACTGCACGATCGAGGCGCGGGTCGAAGGCCGGCCGCCGGTGGCGGCGACCGAGGACGCGGCGACGATGCGCGCGGCGATCAGCGGCGCGGCGCGCAAGCTGCAACGGGTGCTGGACAGTTCGCTGGGACGATTGTCGGCTTGA
- a CDS encoding sulfurtransferase: protein MVVNIAAYHFAVIDDPPQLAARLREQAETLQLRGTALVAPEGVNLFLAGAAESIETLLDGLRADPRLAGLAVKYSRSRVQPFARLKVKVKREIIAFRRDGSSPLHGRAPTVTPDTLARWLDQGHDDAGKRVVLLDTRNREEIGYGSFDDALTLPIDNFTELPEALAPHREALRDATVVSFCTGGIRCEKAALWLRADGMDNLLQLDGGILGYFERVGGRHYDGGCFVFDERVALDPQLRPLRDAAA from the coding sequence ATGGTCGTCAACATCGCCGCTTACCATTTCGCCGTCATCGACGACCCGCCGCAGTTGGCCGCGCGCCTGCGCGAGCAGGCCGAAACCCTGCAACTGCGCGGCACCGCGCTGGTCGCGCCGGAAGGCGTCAACCTGTTCCTCGCCGGCGCGGCCGAATCGATCGAAACCCTGCTCGACGGCCTGCGCGCCGATCCGCGCCTGGCCGGCCTCGCCGTCAAGTACAGCCGCAGCCGCGTTCAGCCGTTCGCCCGGCTCAAGGTCAAGGTGAAGCGCGAGATCATCGCGTTCCGCCGCGACGGCAGCTCGCCGCTGCACGGCCGCGCACCCACTGTGACGCCCGACACATTGGCGCGCTGGCTCGACCAGGGCCACGACGACGCCGGCAAGCGCGTGGTTTTGCTGGATACGCGCAACCGCGAGGAGATCGGCTACGGCAGTTTCGACGACGCGCTGACCCTGCCGATCGACAACTTCACCGAGCTGCCCGAAGCGCTCGCGCCGCACCGCGAAGCGCTGCGCGACGCGACCGTGGTCAGCTTCTGCACCGGCGGCATCCGCTGCGAAAAAGCCGCGCTTTGGCTGCGCGCGGACGGCATGGACAACCTGCTCCAGCTCGACGGCGGCATCCTCGGCTACTTCGAACGCGTCGGCGGCCGCCACTACGACGGCGGCTGCTTCGTGTTCGACGAACGCGTGGCGCTGGACCCGCAGTTGCGGCCTTTGCGCGACGCCGCCGCCTGA
- a CDS encoding TIGR03862 family flavoprotein codes for MSLPDTLPALAIVGGGPAGLMAAQAARALGVEVDLFDAMGSVGRKFLIAGKGGLNLTHSEPRPGFDARYGERAAEVGRWLDRFDADALRDWARGFGVDTYVGSSGRVFPLDRKAAPLLRGWVRRLREDGVRFHVQHRCIGLDADGALRFATPAGEARTRARACVFALGGGSWPELGSDGAWTDWLRARGLDIAPLKPANCGFDIGWSEHFAQRHAGAPLKPVVAHWREGEAEHSLQGECVATATGIEGSLIYALSARLRERIAAHGEALLQLDLAPGREFERLQRDFARPRGGRSVGEHLRRQTGLDAVKAALVFETLGKDGLNDAAAVARTIKRLPLRLLRARPIAEAISSAGGVRLEALDESLRAHALGPAVFCAGEMLDWEAPTGGYLLTACFASGLIAGEAAARALLENAAA; via the coding sequence ATGTCCCTGCCCGACACCCTCCCCGCCCTGGCCATCGTCGGCGGCGGCCCCGCCGGCCTGATGGCCGCGCAGGCCGCGCGCGCGCTCGGCGTGGAGGTCGACCTGTTCGACGCGATGGGCTCGGTCGGGCGCAAGTTCCTGATCGCCGGCAAGGGCGGGCTCAACCTCACCCACAGCGAGCCGCGCCCCGGCTTCGACGCGCGCTACGGCGAACGCGCCGCGGAAGTCGGACGCTGGCTCGACCGCTTCGACGCCGATGCGCTGCGCGACTGGGCGCGCGGTTTCGGCGTGGACACCTATGTCGGCAGCTCGGGCCGGGTGTTCCCGCTCGACCGCAAGGCCGCGCCTTTGCTGCGCGGCTGGGTGCGGCGGCTGCGCGAGGACGGCGTGCGCTTCCACGTCCAGCACCGCTGCATCGGCCTCGACGCCGACGGCGCGCTGCGTTTCGCCACGCCCGCCGGCGAAGCGCGCACCCGCGCGCGCGCCTGCGTGTTCGCGCTCGGCGGCGGCAGCTGGCCGGAGCTGGGTTCCGACGGCGCCTGGACCGATTGGCTGCGCGCGCGCGGCCTCGACATCGCCCCGCTGAAGCCCGCCAACTGCGGCTTCGACATCGGCTGGAGCGAGCACTTCGCCCAGCGCCACGCCGGCGCGCCGCTGAAGCCGGTGGTCGCGCATTGGCGCGAAGGCGAGGCCGAGCATTCGCTGCAAGGCGAATGCGTGGCCACCGCGACCGGCATCGAGGGCAGCCTGATCTACGCGCTGTCGGCGCGGCTGCGCGAACGCATCGCCGCGCACGGCGAAGCGCTGCTGCAACTCGACCTGGCGCCGGGCCGCGAGTTCGAACGCCTGCAGCGCGACTTCGCCCGTCCACGCGGCGGCCGCAGCGTCGGCGAGCACCTGCGCCGGCAGACCGGGCTGGATGCGGTCAAGGCCGCGCTGGTGTTCGAAACCCTGGGCAAGGACGGATTGAACGACGCCGCCGCGGTCGCGCGCACGATCAAGCGCCTGCCGCTGCGGCTGCTGCGCGCGCGCCCGATCGCCGAAGCGATCAGCAGCGCCGGCGGCGTGCGCCTGGAAGCGCTGGACGAATCCCTGCGCGCGCACGCGCTCGGCCCCGCGGTGTTCTGCGCCGGCGAAATGCTGGACTGGGAAGCGCCGACCGGCGGCTATCTGCTGACCGCGTGCTTCGCCAGCGGCCTGATCGCGGGCGAAGCGGCGGCGCGGGCGCTGTTGGAGAACGCCGCGGCTTGA
- a CDS encoding serine hydrolase: MSAAAGAAEQAPAATAPAAPAVEQAAAPLPEQLQDFDAYVDAVRKQFDVPGIAVAIVKDGQVVLERGYGLRELGKPEPVDAHTLFAIASNTKAFTAASLSMLADEGKLSLDDRVVDHLPWFRMSDAYVTQEMRLRDLLAHRSGLGLGAGDLLYWPGTDYSNEDVARRLAHVPLSGSFRGQYAYDNILYGVAQLVVEKASGRSYREFLAQRIFKPLGMDETRYNADALRAGDAVASGHAKADFKDLQVAPRMTWSNVAGAGGLYSSVHDMSKWMRAQLDGGVYAREGDKELRLFSAKRQREMWSVVTPMPIAEPSVPELAPAKPNFAGYGEGWQLTDYRGEKLVWHTGGWPGMVSRVTLVPSRKLGVVVLTNAELGGAFQAVTMRALDAYLAANKTDWNAAYAAALAKNQGKANDDWAKHLKARDAKSKPSLPLSGYAGTYRDPWYGEVFIEQAGGKLRVRFGRTKDLVGELSHWQHDTFIVRWDQRWLNADAFLNFALTPDGKVRELRMEAISPLTDFSFDFQDLRLTPVAKSEAEAKAH; this comes from the coding sequence ATGAGCGCCGCCGCCGGCGCCGCCGAGCAGGCCCCCGCCGCCACTGCGCCTGCCGCGCCCGCCGTCGAGCAGGCCGCCGCGCCGCTGCCGGAGCAGTTGCAGGACTTCGACGCCTACGTCGACGCGGTGCGCAAACAGTTCGACGTGCCCGGCATCGCCGTGGCCATCGTCAAGGACGGCCAGGTCGTGCTCGAGCGCGGCTACGGCCTGCGCGAGCTCGGCAAGCCCGAGCCGGTCGACGCCCACACCCTGTTCGCGATCGCCTCCAACACCAAGGCCTTCACCGCCGCGTCGCTGTCGATGCTGGCCGACGAGGGCAAGCTGAGCCTGGACGACCGCGTCGTCGACCACCTGCCGTGGTTCCGCATGTCCGATGCGTACGTGACCCAGGAGATGCGCCTGCGCGACCTGCTCGCGCACCGCAGCGGCCTCGGCCTCGGCGCGGGCGACCTGCTGTATTGGCCGGGCACCGACTACAGCAACGAGGACGTGGCCCGGCGCCTGGCCCACGTGCCGCTGAGCGGCAGCTTCCGCGGCCAGTACGCCTACGACAACATCCTCTACGGCGTGGCCCAGCTGGTGGTCGAGAAGGCCAGCGGCCGGAGCTATCGCGAGTTCCTCGCGCAGCGCATCTTCAAGCCGCTGGGCATGGACGAGACCCGCTACAACGCCGATGCGCTGCGCGCCGGCGACGCGGTCGCCAGCGGCCATGCCAAGGCCGATTTCAAGGACTTGCAGGTCGCGCCGCGGATGACGTGGTCGAACGTGGCCGGCGCCGGCGGGCTGTATTCGTCGGTGCACGACATGAGCAAGTGGATGCGCGCGCAGCTCGACGGCGGCGTGTACGCGCGCGAGGGCGACAAGGAACTGCGCTTGTTCAGCGCCAAGCGCCAGCGCGAGATGTGGTCGGTGGTGACGCCGATGCCGATCGCCGAGCCGTCGGTGCCGGAACTGGCGCCGGCCAAACCCAACTTCGCCGGCTACGGCGAAGGTTGGCAGCTCACCGACTACCGCGGCGAGAAGTTGGTGTGGCATACCGGCGGCTGGCCGGGGATGGTGTCGCGGGTGACCCTGGTGCCGTCGCGCAAGCTCGGCGTGGTGGTGCTGACCAACGCCGAACTCGGCGGCGCGTTCCAGGCGGTGACGATGCGCGCGCTGGACGCGTACCTGGCCGCGAACAAGACCGATTGGAACGCGGCCTACGCCGCGGCGCTGGCCAAGAACCAGGGCAAGGCGAACGACGACTGGGCCAAACACCTCAAAGCGCGCGACGCCAAGTCCAAGCCCTCGCTGCCGCTGTCGGGCTATGCCGGCACCTACCGCGACCCGTGGTACGGCGAGGTCTTCATCGAACAGGCCGGCGGCAAGCTGCGCGTCCGTTTCGGCCGCACCAAGGACCTGGTCGGCGAACTCAGCCACTGGCAGCACGACACCTTCATCGTGCGCTGGGACCAGCGCTGGCTCAACGCCGACGCCTTCCTCAACTTCGCCCTGACCCCCGACGGCAAGGTGCGCGAGCTGCGCATGGAGGCGATTTCGCCGCTGACCGATTTCAGCTTCGACTTCCAGGACCTGCGGCTGACGCCGGTGGCCAAGAGCGAGGCCGAGGCCAAGGCGCACTGA
- a CDS encoding LysR family transcriptional regulator: MKLSLDELLAFVSVVDSGSITAAAEALGQTVSGVSRALSRLEEKLDTTLLRRTTRRLELTEEGEAMLARARVILASVEDAEEALALRRQQPAGRLRVNAASPFMLHVIVPLVGDFRRAYPQIELELNSNDQIIDLLEQRTDVAIRIGRLTDSTLHARPLPGSRLRVLASPAYLAARGTPREVAELAGHSLLGFAPTQVLNRWPLRDAHGDELEIAAGLHASSGETLRQLALAGEGIVCLSDFMTRQDRRSGALVQLFADTTADVRQPINAVYYRNTQLASRIACFLDFVAARLAPQGGEAAWE; the protein is encoded by the coding sequence ATGAAACTCTCCCTCGACGAACTGCTCGCCTTCGTCAGCGTGGTCGACAGCGGCTCGATCACCGCCGCGGCCGAAGCGCTCGGCCAGACCGTCTCCGGGGTCAGCCGCGCGTTGAGCCGGCTGGAGGAGAAGCTCGACACCACCCTGCTGCGCCGGACCACGCGCCGGCTCGAGCTGACCGAGGAAGGCGAGGCGATGCTGGCGCGGGCGCGGGTGATCCTGGCCAGCGTCGAGGACGCCGAGGAAGCGCTGGCGCTGCGCCGGCAGCAACCGGCCGGGCGGCTGCGGGTCAACGCGGCCTCGCCTTTCATGCTGCATGTGATCGTGCCCTTGGTCGGCGATTTCCGCCGCGCCTATCCGCAGATCGAACTCGAGCTCAACAGCAACGACCAGATCATCGACCTGCTCGAACAACGCACCGACGTCGCCATCCGCATCGGCCGGCTCACCGATTCGACCCTGCACGCGCGCCCGCTGCCGGGCAGCCGCCTGCGCGTGCTCGCCAGCCCCGCCTACCTGGCCGCGCGCGGCACCCCGCGCGAGGTCGCCGAGCTGGCCGGGCACAGCCTGCTCGGCTTCGCCCCGACCCAGGTGCTGAACCGCTGGCCTTTGCGCGACGCGCACGGCGACGAACTGGAGATCGCCGCCGGCCTGCACGCGTCCAGCGGCGAAACCCTGCGCCAGCTGGCGCTGGCCGGCGAAGGCATCGTCTGCCTGTCCGACTTCATGACCCGCCAGGACCGCCGCAGCGGCGCGCTGGTGCAGTTGTTCGCCGATACCACCGCGGACGTGCGCCAGCCGATCAACGCGGTCTACTACCGCAACACCCAGCTGGCTTCGCGGATCGCCTGTTTCCTGGATTTCGTCGCCGCGCGGCTGGCGCCGCAAGGCGGCGAAGCGGCGTGGGAATGA
- a CDS encoding PQQ-dependent sugar dehydrogenase, translating into MTQHRRFAGTFALIAPAALALALGACGERAALQVADGTGPAPQLPKPNQTFIPTVDVAPAVGWAAGAKPTPAPGLSVNAFAQGLDHPRWLYVLPNGDVLVAESNAPRSEHKPSGIKAWFAARFMKKAGAAVPSADRISLLRDADGDGVAETRTIFLQGLHSPFGMALIGDRLYVANADAVWRFAYRPGETAIATAGEKVTDLPAGINHHWTKNLIADAGGGKLYVTVGSNSNVGENGMDAEEGRAAIWQLDPASGEKRLFATGLRNPNGLAWEPATGKLWTAVNERDEIGSDLVPDYITSVEDGAFYGWPYSYYGQHVDERVQPPRPDLVATAKAPDYALGPHTASLGIAFAQGAKLPAQFAQGLFVGQHGSWNRKPKSGYKVIFVPFAGGKPDGAPRDVLTGFLDAREQAQGRPVDVRIDARGALLVSDDVGNTVWRVTAAGG; encoded by the coding sequence ATGACGCAGCACCGTCGATTTGCCGGGACCTTCGCCCTGATCGCCCCGGCCGCGCTGGCCCTGGCGCTGGGCGCCTGCGGCGAGCGCGCCGCGTTGCAGGTCGCCGACGGCACCGGCCCGGCGCCGCAGTTGCCGAAGCCCAACCAAACCTTCATTCCGACCGTCGACGTCGCGCCCGCGGTCGGCTGGGCCGCCGGCGCCAAGCCCACGCCTGCGCCGGGCCTGAGCGTCAACGCGTTCGCCCAGGGCCTGGACCATCCGCGCTGGCTGTACGTGCTGCCCAACGGCGACGTGCTGGTGGCCGAGAGCAACGCGCCGCGCAGCGAGCACAAGCCGTCCGGGATCAAGGCCTGGTTCGCCGCGCGCTTCATGAAGAAGGCCGGCGCTGCGGTGCCGAGCGCCGACCGCATCAGCCTGCTGCGCGACGCCGACGGCGACGGCGTCGCCGAAACCCGCACGATCTTCCTGCAGGGCCTGCATTCGCCGTTCGGCATGGCGCTGATCGGCGACCGCCTGTACGTCGCCAACGCCGACGCGGTGTGGCGCTTCGCGTATCGCCCGGGCGAAACCGCGATCGCCACGGCGGGCGAGAAGGTCACCGACCTGCCGGCCGGCATCAACCACCACTGGACCAAGAACCTCATCGCCGACGCCGGCGGCGGCAAGCTCTACGTCACCGTCGGCTCCAACAGCAACGTCGGCGAAAACGGCATGGACGCCGAGGAAGGCCGCGCGGCGATCTGGCAATTGGATCCGGCCAGCGGCGAGAAGCGCCTGTTCGCCACCGGCCTGCGCAATCCCAACGGCCTGGCCTGGGAACCGGCGACCGGCAAGCTGTGGACGGCGGTCAACGAACGCGACGAGATCGGCAGCGATCTGGTCCCGGACTACATCACCTCGGTCGAAGACGGCGCGTTTTACGGCTGGCCATACAGCTATTACGGCCAGCACGTCGACGAGCGCGTGCAGCCGCCAAGGCCGGACCTGGTGGCCACGGCCAAGGCGCCGGATTACGCGCTGGGCCCGCACACCGCATCGCTCGGCATCGCCTTCGCGCAGGGCGCGAAGTTGCCGGCGCAGTTCGCCCAGGGCTTGTTCGTCGGCCAGCACGGCTCGTGGAACCGCAAGCCCAAGAGCGGCTACAAGGTGATCTTCGTACCGTTCGCCGGCGGCAAGCCCGACGGCGCGCCGCGCGATGTGTTGACGGGTTTCCTCGACGCGCGCGAGCAGGCGCAAGGACGGCCGGTGGACGTGCGCATCGATGCGCGCGGGGCGTTGTTGGTCAGCGACGATGTCGGCAATACGGTATGGCGGGTGACCGCGGCGGGCGGGTGA
- the pbpC gene encoding penicillin-binding protein 1C, producing MALIAVRFYPRPGLADAIPLSTVVRDREGRLLRLALASDQRYRLWVPLEKISPQLVESVMLQEDAWFYWHPGFNPVSLVRGAWSTYGSGEARVGGSTLTMQLARLRWRLQTRDIRGKLVQIARAAQLELCYSKREILEAYLNLAPYGGNIEGVGAASLIYYRKPAGELTLPESLALAVLPQAPSRRGRLAAREDDAYYIGASLEAARARLYARWRERHPHDPAQDALLRLPLRLRSARELPYRAPHLVDRVLSEQAWHPHAGPELTTTLDLRLQRLLEERVRNYLRRGRERGLRNASAILIDTRDMGVRALVGSADYFDASIQGQVNGSAAKRSPGSTLKPFIYALALDQGVLHPQTVLRDVPSAFGPYTPENFDGRFMGPVTATDALVRSRNIPAVYVASQLKQPSFYDFLRQAGVSRMASRDHYGLALVLGGGEVTMEELARMYAMLGNDGRLRALRWRDSDPQDEGARLLSAEAAFVTRDMLRHNPRPDAGSQPSSRPLPVAWKTGTSWAFRDAWSAGLVGPYVLVVWLGNFDGSSNPALIGVEAAAPLFFDIVDGLQAARADLAEPVRQWPLNLKRVEVCRASGDLPNAWCPQRGTTWFIPGKSPIRISSVHRAVVVDKASGKPVCGRFDPATMRQDVYEFWPSDLAQVFVQAGIPRRRPPARDCGGAQDWLGSAPSITSPYRATRYTMRLSHPEQLSLSLAATVDADVSKLYWFVGNTFIGSADAGKALAWAPDRTGQFRLSVVDDHGRSDEREIEVAVVQ from the coding sequence TTGGCGCTGATCGCCGTACGTTTCTATCCGCGCCCCGGCCTCGCCGACGCGATCCCGCTGTCGACCGTGGTGCGCGACCGCGAGGGCCGGCTGCTGCGGCTGGCCCTGGCCAGCGACCAGCGCTACCGCTTGTGGGTGCCGCTGGAAAAGATCTCGCCGCAGCTGGTCGAGTCGGTGATGCTGCAGGAGGACGCCTGGTTCTACTGGCATCCCGGCTTCAACCCGGTCAGCCTGGTGCGCGGCGCGTGGTCGACCTACGGCAGCGGCGAAGCGCGCGTCGGCGGCTCGACCCTGACCATGCAGCTGGCGCGGCTGCGCTGGCGCCTGCAGACCCGCGACATCCGCGGCAAGCTGGTGCAGATCGCGCGCGCGGCGCAGCTGGAGCTGTGCTATTCCAAGCGCGAGATTCTCGAGGCCTATCTCAACCTCGCGCCGTACGGCGGCAACATCGAAGGCGTCGGCGCGGCCAGCCTGATCTATTACCGCAAGCCCGCGGGCGAGCTGACCCTGCCCGAATCGCTGGCGCTGGCGGTGCTGCCGCAGGCGCCGTCGCGGCGCGGCCGGCTGGCCGCGCGCGAGGACGACGCCTACTACATCGGCGCCAGCCTGGAAGCGGCACGCGCGCGCCTGTACGCGCGCTGGCGCGAGCGACACCCGCACGACCCCGCCCAGGACGCTTTGCTGCGCCTGCCGCTGCGCCTGCGCAGCGCGCGCGAGCTGCCGTACCGCGCGCCGCATCTGGTCGACCGGGTGTTGTCCGAGCAAGCCTGGCATCCGCACGCCGGTCCCGAGCTGACCACCACGCTCGACCTGCGCCTGCAACGCCTGCTCGAAGAACGCGTACGCAACTACCTGCGCCGCGGCCGCGAACGCGGCCTGCGCAACGCCAGCGCGATCCTGATCGACACCCGCGACATGGGCGTGCGCGCGCTGGTCGGCTCGGCCGATTACTTCGACGCGTCGATCCAGGGCCAGGTCAACGGCAGCGCCGCCAAGCGCTCGCCCGGTTCCACCCTCAAGCCCTTCATCTACGCGCTGGCATTGGACCAGGGCGTGCTGCATCCGCAGACCGTGCTGCGCGACGTGCCCAGCGCGTTCGGCCCGTACACGCCGGAGAATTTCGACGGCCGCTTCATGGGCCCGGTCACCGCGACCGACGCGCTGGTGCGCAGCCGCAACATCCCCGCGGTCTACGTCGCCTCGCAGCTCAAGCAGCCGAGCTTCTACGACTTCCTGCGCCAGGCCGGCGTCAGCCGCATGGCCAGCCGCGACCACTACGGTCTCGCGCTGGTGCTCGGCGGCGGCGAAGTGACGATGGAAGAACTCGCGCGCATGTACGCGATGCTCGGCAACGACGGCCGCCTGCGCGCGCTGCGCTGGCGCGACAGCGATCCGCAGGACGAAGGCGCGCGCCTGCTCAGCGCCGAGGCCGCGTTCGTCACCCGCGACATGCTGCGGCACAACCCGCGCCCCGACGCCGGCTCGCAACCCTCCTCGCGGCCGCTGCCGGTGGCGTGGAAGACCGGCACCTCGTGGGCGTTCCGCGACGCCTGGAGCGCCGGGCTGGTCGGCCCCTACGTGCTGGTGGTGTGGCTCGGCAACTTCGACGGTTCCAGCAATCCCGCGCTGATCGGCGTGGAAGCGGCCGCGCCGCTGTTCTTCGACATCGTCGACGGCTTGCAGGCCGCGCGCGCGGACCTGGCCGAGCCGGTACGGCAATGGCCGCTCAACCTCAAACGGGTCGAAGTCTGCCGCGCCAGCGGCGACCTGCCGAATGCCTGGTGCCCGCAGCGCGGCACGACCTGGTTCATTCCCGGCAAATCGCCGATCCGCATCAGCAGCGTGCACCGCGCGGTGGTCGTCGACAAAGCCAGCGGCAAACCGGTGTGCGGCCGCTTCGACCCGGCGACGATGCGCCAGGACGTCTACGAATTCTGGCCGTCCGACCTGGCCCAGGTCTTCGTCCAGGCCGGCATCCCGCGCCGGCGCCCGCCGGCGCGCGACTGCGGCGGCGCCCAGGACTGGCTCGGCAGCGCGCCGAGCATCACCTCGCCGTATCGCGCCACCCGCTACACGATGCGGCTCTCGCATCCCGAGCAGCTGTCGCTGAGCCTCGCCGCGACCGTCGACGCCGACGTCTCGAAGTTGTACTGGTTCGTCGGCAACACCTTCATCGGCAGCGCCGATGCGGGCAAGGCGCTGGCCTGGGCGCCGGACCGCACCGGGCAGTTCCGGTTGTCGGTGGTCGACGATCATGGGCGCAGCGATGAGCGCGAGATCGAGGTGGCGGTGGTGCAGTGA